GATCTTCAACGTCGGGGACATTGCCCGGCGCTCCGATACCGATGCGGGGTTTGATGGTCTTGCGGCCCGTCACGGGTCCTCGTCTGCGACAGCATTGTTTGAGAAGGTCACGGGGGTGAAGAACTCCACCGCGCACCGATACACGAAAGTCGCAGAACAAACCACACCGCGAGTCTCCGACACCGGGTTGCCATTGGACCCGATCTTCACCCAAACAGCGGACGCGTTGAACGAGGGCACGATCGGTTTGGATGTTGCCGAGGTGATCACATCGGCGTTGGCGCCGGTACTGTCGCGGGTGGCACCGGAACAAGCAGACTGGGCCGAGAGCACACTGTTGGGTAACGCGACGGGTGCTTTTGGTGAGATCCCCGTCACGGCGGATGCCCTGCGTCAGCAGGCACGCATGTTTTGTGTCGCACTTGATCCGGATGGTGTGGAACCCACAGCGGAAGAACTCCATCAGGCACGTGCTCTGGTGTTTCGTCACCAGGACGACGGGAGTATGAGAATCACCGGCACCCTGTCCCCGGAACAGGCGGCACAGGTGACACCCGTGTTTGACGCATTCATGTCCAAACGCACCAGCCCGAAGTTCATGGAGACCGAAGAACTCGCCGCCCACGGCCAGGAACCGGAAGCACGGTCGAGGCAGCAGGAACGTGCCGACGTGTTCACAGCGATCATCGGCGGCACCGGGAAACAACAGTCCGCACCGAAACTCCACGGGCGAGGACCCACCGTGCTCGTCACCGTGAAGAACGATGACCTCGACAACGGTGCGGGTGCTGCCTGGTCGCCGGGAACCCCGGCACCGCTACCCATGTCGTTTGTGAAACAGATGCGATGCGACGGCGACACCCGACACGTGCGTATCGATGAGCACGGTGACGTGCTCAACCTCGGGTATGCCAGACGTGAGTTCAGCCCGAAGCAACGCCTCGCGCTCATCGCCCGCGACGGCGGCACGTGCGTTGCTGCTGACTGCGACATTCCCGCCTGGCTGTGTGAAGCACACCATGTGCAGGGGTGGGCGAACGACGGGAAGACCGACGCCAGGAACGGTGTCATGTTGTGCTGGTGGCATCACAGGCTTGTGGAACGCGGCGAATGGGCTCTCACCCGCGACAACACAGGCCACCCGAGACTGATTCCACCAGACTGGTACGTGAATCGACGGTATTTGGGACGCCGCAGCAGACCCGACAGCGGCGATGAGTCGGGGCCGGACCCTGGCCGAGATACCGGGCCGCGCACCTGAGTACGCGGCGGCCCCGAGGGAACACACGACGCACGAGTCAAAGCACTCGAAGCGCTGTTCAGGGCGCCCAGACCGACCTGACACTCAGAATAGTTCGCTGTATCCGAGCGTCACGAGGTTGTCATACGAGGTCTGCAGGCAGTCGAAGACATTCCGGCCGTAAAGCTGATCTTGCTCGACAAGCAAATACTCTGCGTCACTGTCGAGTGCTGCCTGGATAATCCCAGGGAAGTCGAGGTTACCTTCGCCCACTTCCGCAAACTGCACAACGCCCATGAACGCCTGCATGAAGGTGGGAAAGTCGCCTGAGTCGAGTGCCCTGAAGGCTTCGTCCGGCACCTGACCGATGCGGTAGTCCTTGAGATGGATCATCGCCACGCGATCGCTGTAACGCTTGATCGTCGTCGCTGGATCCTTGCCTCCGCGCTGAATCCAATGAGCATCCAGCTCGAGACCGACGTCTGGCGCTCTGTCGGCAATGACATCGAGCAGCAGCTTCCCGTCGTACTTGGCAAACTCAATGTGGTGGTTGTGGTAATACAGGCGAATGCCATCGTCGGCGAGGCGCTTTGCGTATGCATTCGTGTCGTCGCAGAATTCGAGAACCTTCTCGAGCGAACCCATCGCATCAAAGGGCAGCATTCCAATGCGCACCATCGACGTGTTTAACCGATGGCAGTCTGCGACGAGTTTGCCGTAGTTTTCCGTGAGCGTGTCGAGGGGCAATCCGGGCTTACCGCGAAGACCCGTAGACAGGGATGCAATGTCCATGCCCAGCTCATCGCGAGCGCGCGCGAGCTCGTCGATGTTCTCTGTCGTCATGGGGATCTGAGAAATCTCAACGGCGTGATACCCGATGTCGGTGATCTTCCGCAGCGTCTCGTAAGGGCCGATCTCGGCAAAGCTATCCTTCAGCATCATTGCCTGTACGCCGATTTTCGCCACCTGGGTCTCCTTCGTTGGATGCCGACCACGAATGGTCGTGCGTGTGCGGGGTTCTTTTAGTGTGTCAGGAACTCTTCAAGATGGCAACCGGTTGTCGGGTAGTTGCGTGATGGAGGCTCGATTCATTCTGTATAAGGGAAAAAATGACGGCAACCGTTTGCCAATCGCGAATCATCGTGTTTCACTTGACGCATCGGCAATTGAGATGTCGCAAGGGTGCAACCCCGCGATGACGCGAAGGAAGGTCTCATGGTTCAGCCACAACGATTTGCGTACGCAACAGGCAACGCTGGCGAAGGGCTCTGCAGTTGAGCGCCCCGTCGGCAACGCAACCCGCGAAAGGAAAGCTCACAAAGCTGAGCATCGTCGGATACGGAGCGGGTGACGCAGCAAACAACCTCGCCTTCACAACGGCGACGATGTTCCTTCTGGTCTATTACACGGATGTTGCGGGAATCTCCGCAGCAGCGGCCGGAACGCTCCTGCTTGTCGTTCGCGTTTTCGATGCCTTCTCTGACATCTTTGCCGGGCGCATTGTCGACCGTGTCTTCAACAAGCGACTGGGCAAGTTTCGCCCGTTCATCATGTTCGGTTCTGTACCGCTTCTCGTGCTCTCCTGCCTCACGTTCTCAGTGCCGCAGATTGGCGAGAGCGGCATGCTTCTCTACGCGTATCTCACCTATGCGGCGCTCGGCCTCGCCTATAGTCTCGTCAACATTCCGTACGGCTCCCTTGCCGGCGCCATGACACAGGATGCCGGTGAGCGCGCCAAGCTTGCCAGCGCTCGGTCCGTCGGCGCAATGATCGTGGGTGCTGGTCTTGGTGTGTTCGTCGCACCGTTGATCGTCCCCGGCGCCGACCTGCAGACCATGTTCACATTCCTAACACTCGGTTTCGTCGTCGTTGGCACGGCGCTGTACTTGTTCACCGCGTTAACGGCGAAAGAGCGCGTGGTTCGTGACGTGCATAATGTCTCGATGAAGCAGAGTTTCGCGACGCTGAAGCACAACCGTCCGCTTCTGATGCTGTGCCTGAGCTCGTTCGTGTTTCTCACCGGAATGCTGGCGCTCGCGACCGTGCAACTGTATTACCTGCGCGACGTGCTCAATGCTCTTCCGCTGTATGCCGTGGTCTCCGTCGCTCAGATCGTGATGACATTCGGTCTCGCTGCCGTCATGCCTAAGCTCGTTCGCACATGGGGTAAACGCGCCGGGTATATCGTTGGCGGGCTCATCATGGCGGCAGGTGGCGCAATCATGTTCTTCACGCCGTCAAGCCTCGTGTGGCTCGGCTTCAGCGGCCTTCTGCTCGCGCAGCTGGGTATCGTGCTGGTGAACATGCTCGTCTGGACGCTTGAAGCAGACACCGTTGAGTACGGCGAGTGGAAGACAGGCGTACGGTCTGAGGGCATCATCTACGCGCTCTTCTCATTCACACGAAAGACGGGTCAGGCCGTTGGGGGAGCGCTCGCGGCATTCGCGCTCTCGTGGGGTGGCTATGCAGCCGGGGCTGCAGAGCAGACCGCGCACGCTGAGCTGGGTATCCGTGCTGGGGCAGGCCTCATCCCGCTCGTCTGCTCGATTGTGGCCATAGCAATCATGATCTTCTACCCGCTGACTGACAGCCGTCACCGTGAGATCGTTGCTGAGATCGATGCACGCCGCGAGCGTGGCGAGACGGCATCCATTGACCCAGCGCTGTCGACGGCAGCTTTTCAGTCTCAGCGACCCATGAGCTCGACACCACCAGTCGACTGAGGTGTACCTTTCATTCTGAACAATCACAAGGAGCAACTGACGTGAAGATCGACAAGGCCGAAGTTATTGTCACCAGCCCTGACCGCAACTTCGTCACGCTGAAGCTGACGACAGACGACGGCTTGACGGGCCTCGGAGACGCAACGCTCAACGGTCGTGAGCTTGCCGTTGTCGCGTACCTCAAAGAGCACATTGTTCCTCTGCTGATCGGGCGCGACGCCTCCAACATCGAGGACACGTGGCAGTTTCTCTACCGCAGCGGATACTGGCGCCGTGGACCCGTGACAATGGCATCGATCGCCGCCGTCGACATGGCGCTCTGGGACATCAAGGGCAAGGCCGCGGGCATGCCCGTCTACCAGCTTCTCGGTGGCGCGAGCCGAAACGGCATGATGGCGTACGGCCATGCCTCGGGCAAGGAGCTTCCCGAACTGTTCGACTCGATCCGCGAGCACCAGTCTCTTGGTTACCGGTCGATTCGCGTTCAGACGGGCGTTCCCGGCCTTGAGTCCATCTACGGCATTGCGTCAAACAAGGGCCTTCCCGGCAATGAGGGAGTTCGCTACGATCACGAGCCGGCACAGCGTGGAGCGCTGCCGTCGCAAGAGGACTGGGACACCCGCTCATACCTGCGCCACGTTCCGACGGTGTTCGAGGCCGTCCGCAACGAATTCGGGCCCGAGTTGCCTCTGCTGCACGACGGCCACCACCGCATGACCCCGCTGCAGGCGGCGAAGCTCGGCAAAGATCTCGAGCCGTACGACCTGTTCTGGCTTGAAGACTGCACGCCAGCCGAAAACCAGGAGGCACTGCGTCTCGTGCGCCAGCACACGACGACGCCGCTCGCGATCGGTGAGATCTTCAACACGGTGTGGGACTTCCAGAGTCTCATTTCCGAGCAACTCATCGACTATGTGCGTGCAGCGTCCACACACTTCGGCGGTATCAGCCCGCTCAAGAAGGTAATGGACTACGCGGCCATGTACCAGGTGAAGTCGGGCTTTCACGGCCCCACGGATATCTCGCCTGTCGGGTTTGCCGCGCAACTGCATGTCGGTCTCGCGATTCACAACTACGGCATTCAGGAATACATGCAGCACGGCGACAAGACGAACGCCGTCTTCGACCAGTCAATGACCTTCGACGATGGTTATCTTCACCCGGGGAACAAGCCCGGACTTGGCGTTGAGCTCGACACGGATGAAGCAGGTCAGTACCCCTACGAAACGGCGTACCTTCCCTATAACCGTCTCGCCGACGGAACAGTTCATGACTGGTGAGCAGTTAAGCTCTGGAGTGATGAATTCCTCTCCGACACAGACGCACGCGCCGCAGATCGTAGTGATGGGCGTCTCCGGCTCAGGCAAGAGCACCGTCGGCTTGGCGCTGGCCACCGCGCTCGACGTGCCGTTTACTGATGGAGATTCGCTGCACTCACAGTCGAATATCGACAAGATGGCTGCAGGCGTTCCGCTGACAGACGAAGATCGCTGGCCCTGGCTCGCTGAGGTGGGCCGCGTGCTTCACGACTCGGGACAGTCGGGAGCGGGGTCCGTTGTCGCGTGCTCGGCGTTGCGTCGTTCGTATCGTGACGCGATTCTTGCCGTGGCTCCCGACGCGATCTTCGTGCACCTCACGGGTGACCGCGATGTGCTCGCGCGGCGGATGTCGGGGCGAAGCGACCATTTCATGCCGACGACACTTCTGGATTCTCAGATCGACACGCTCGAGCCGCCCCACTCAGACGAGCCTGCCGTGCACGTCGACATCGACCAGCCGGTGGCAGGAATCGTCGAGAGCGCGCAGGCTCGGATCGAGAGCGTGCTGGGCGACCGCAATCGCTGATTATGAGCGCCGATCGACTCTGATCTGCTTCCCCCCTCTACACTCGGGGGCATGAGCCAGATTCCGGATGCTGCGACGAGCGAACGCTCGGCAACGACAGCGCCGCCGTGGCAGCGTCGCGTTGCGAGCGCGGTCGTCGCGGTAGTCGCACGGTTTCTTGGGCTCGGCCTTGTGTTCTCTGGCGGTGCGTCCGTGCTGACGGGCGGCGCGGGAAATGAGAGGTTCGGTTCGGCGGACTGGGTGAGTATTTGCGCCGGACTCGTGTTGATCGCAATCTCCGCTGCAACGATGATCGTCTCAACAAGCGGCATGATCATCGTGTCGGCCATAGAGATCCTCGTCTCCATCCCTGCAATCGTCATCCCGTTCTCCATCGGCAGCCGCGATGTGCACCCGGTCAACTGGTCGCGCGGCGTCTACGAGGTGGTGTTTCCCGACGGTGCCGAACTGGCGGGCGTGGCGACAGCATCCGGATTCGTGCTCGTGCTGGGGTGTGTCTCTCTTGCCACAGCGCTCGGGCACCGTGAGCGTCGACGCTCTGGTTCTCACGTCTCACCGCTCGGGCGCATCATCGCTATGGGGGCGTCGATCATCCTCAGCGTTCCTGGCGCAGCCCTCGTGTGGGCAGGCGGATACCAGCTCAGCATCGAATACCACGTGTTCGCATCGACCGACGTATCAGTCGGCTCGGTGATCATGATCATCGCCGGAGGCTTCTTGTGCGCGGCCGTTGCTGCCGCCAGCAGGCTGTCTGCCGCCGCGCTCTATGCATTCGGACTCTTCTGGGTGACGATGTGGGTGGCGTTCGGGGCGTTCTTGTCTTCGGCGACCCCCGAGACCGTGCCGATCATTCCCGTGTGGGCGACGACGACTGCCGTGGCGTGGTGCCTGTGCGGATTCAGCGCGGTTCTCGCTGTCTTTCTTTTGACCTCGGGCGTTGTTGCGCGCGTCGTCGCGCTCTCTCTGCGAGGTTCGACGAGCGCCGCCACCTGAGCTGGGCAGTGACGCATTTGTCATGCTGTAGACTCAAGGATTGAACTTCGGCGAGGGACATTACGGTGTCCGTGATCGACGCGGTGGATGGGCACAGGCTTGTCCTCACGCTGACATGCGTTCGAGTCGACAACACAAACGTTTCTCGGGCCCCGTGCCCAACCGACCAGCCGGCCAGTCCGGCAAGGAGATATCACCATGGCTGATCAGCTCAAGCTCGGCGCGGAAACGCGCGAGTCGTTTGGCAAGGGCGCGGCGCGCAAGCTTCGCGCCGCAGGCAAGATTCCCGCGGTGGTCTATGGCCACGGCGCCGCACCTTTGCACCTCACACTTCCCGGGCACGAGACGATGCTTCTGCTGCGCCGCAGCAACGCGCTCATCGAGCTCGACGTTGAGGGCAAGAAGCACCTCTCGCTCGTCAAAGACGTTCAGCGCGACCCGGTGACGCAGATTATCGAGCATGTCGATCTCATCGTCATCAAGAAGGGTGAGCGCGTCGACGTCGAGGTGCCCGTGCACTTCGAGGGCGAGTCGTTCAGCGGCACCATCTTGATGGTGGAGGTCAACACCGTTCGCCTCAACGTCGCTGCGACAAACATTCCTCAGAGCCTCGTGTTCTCCATCGAAGGCGCTGTCGAAGGCACGCAGGTGCTTGCCGGTGACATTGAGCTGCCCGAGGGCGCAGAGCTCGCCGAAGAAGCAGACCTGTTCCTCGCGCACATCACCGTACCGAGCGCTCCGTCTGAAGAAGAGGAAGAGGCTGCCGAAGAGGCAGCAGCCGAGGCCGCTGAGAGCGAGCCCGAAGAGTAACTCGAACAGCGCCGGGCCCGCTGCTCGCCTTCGTATGAAGCGCGGCGGCGGGCCCGAACTGTAGGTGAGGGGAGTGACGAGATGGCAGCCGACACCTGGCTCGTCGTCGGCCTGGGCAACCCCGGCTCCGGGTATGCGAACACGCGGCACAATGTGGGCCAGATGGTTGCCGATGAACTCGCACGCCGTCTGGGCACGAAATTCTCACGCCACAAGGCCCACGCTCTGGTCGCAGAGGGGCGGATGGTTCCAGGCGGACCCAAGATCGTCGTTGCCAAGAGCATGTCTTACATGAATACCTCGGGGGGCCCTGTCGCGGCGCTTCTCGCCTACTATTCGCTCGATGTCGACAGGCTGATCGTCGTGCACGACGAACTCGACATTCCCTTCGACACCTTGAAGCTCAAGACGGGCGGAGGGCATGGAGGGCACAACGGCTTGCGAGACATCGGCAAAGCGGCATCCGCCGACTTCACTCGCGTTCGTGTCGGCATCGGTCGACCGCCCGGGCGGCAAGACGCCGCTGATTACGTACTGCGCCCATTTGGCGCAGATGAGCGTTCGGCGCTGCCATCGGTGATTGCGGATGCCGCAGACGCCGTCATGCTGATCGTCGACGACGGCCTTGTCGCCGCGCAGCAGAAAGTTCACGCTCCGCGGACATGACCCGCGTTGTCGCACGTGCCGCGTAGAATGCTCTGGTGAAACTCCAGGGCCTCAGCCGCATTCTCGCCCACGATCCCAGCTATTCCACAGCGCTCACCTACGCCGATCAGAGCGCCGACTTCTCGGTTGCCGAGGGCATGCGTCTTGCGCTGCTCGGAGGACTGATCGAGCGTCGGCGGGCCGCAGGCAAACCGCCTGCCGTGCTCGTTGTGACAGCGACCGGGCGTGAATCAGAGAGCGTGCAGCAGGCGCTGCCCAGCTTCGCCCCCGACGCAGAGATTGTGGCGTTTCCCGCATGGGAGACACTGCCACACGAGCGACTGAGCCCCAGCTCGGAGATTGTGGGGCGTCGCATTGATGCGCTCTGGCGTATGGCGGAATGGACGGGGGAGAAGCCCCTTGTGATCGTTGCGTCTGTGCGCGCTGCGTTGCAACCTGTCGCTCACGACCTCACCGACATTGAGCCGATACGGCTCCACGCGGGAAGCCGAGGGCACGAGCTGGGCGACATCGTCACCCGGCTCGTTGAGCTAGCGTACTCGCGCGTCGATCTCGTGTCGCGTCGTGGTGAGTTCGCCGTGCGCGGTGGCATCCTCGATGTCTTTCCTACGACAGCCGACCACCCCGTGCGTGTCGAGTTCTTTGGCGACGAGGTTGACCAGATCAAGCCGTTCTCGGTGTCGGATCAACGGTCGAGCACCGAGGAATACAGCGAGGTCTCACTTCTTCCCAGCAGGGAACTGCTGCTGACTCCTAACGTGAGACAGCGGGCAGCAGAGATGCTCCCCGAGTTTCCGAGCCTCTCGACGATGCTCGAGAAAGTGGCTGTCGGAATCCCGGTTGAAGGCATGGAATCCCTCGCTCCCGCGCTTCTCGATCGGCTTGTTTCGATTGCTCACTACCTGCCTGAGGGAACGGGCGTGGCTGTGCTTTCGCCCGAACGGGTCGTCGCGCGATCGATCAGTCTTTCTGAAACCAACCGCGAATTTCTTGAAGCCGCGTGGAGCGCCGCGACAGCGGGAGCCGAGGCGCCCATCGATCTGGGCGCGGGCGAGTTCATCTCGTTGAACACGCTGCGCGACGACGTGACGCTCACGCGCCCGGGCGAGCAGAAGGCAGAGAGCCCGTGGTGGACATTCAGCCCGTTTCAGCAGCGACCAGACGATCTGCTTCCTGAAGAACTCGAACTCGACGACCTCACGGAGGTGCGTGTCGCTGCTGATCCTGTGCCGAGTTTCCAAGGCAACGTCGACGGTGCCATCGGGCACGTCGACGAACGGCGCCTGGCAGGGTGGTCCATTGCCGTGGCGGCGCAGGGGCAGGGTCTCGTCGAGCGAGCACTCGACGTGCTCACAGAACGCGGCATTCCCGCTCGCATCGTCGAAGAACTTCCGGATGCTGTCGAAACTGGCGTCGTGTACTTGGTTCAGGCCGTCATCGAGCATGGTTTCGAGCTCCCGGGCATCTCATTCGCTCTTGTGGGAGAGGCCGAATTCTACGGTCGATCCGTCGGCTACGACTCGCGTGCCGTCAAGAAGCTCGCCACCCGTCGTAAGAACGTGGTCGATCCGCTGCAGCTGAAGGCCGGCGATCACGTCGTGCACCAGACGCACGGCATCGGCCGCTTTGTCGAAATGACGCGGCGCGAGGTCTCTACCGGCGGCCGCAACGCGGTGAAGACGATGCGCGAGTATCTTGTGCTGGAGTATGCACCGTCAAAGCGCGGATTCCCCGGTGACAAATTGCTCGTTCCTACCGATCAGCTCGACTTGCTCACGCGATACGTCGGCGGGGAGTCGCCGGCGCTGTCGAAAATGGGCGGAAGCGACTGGTCTCAGGCAAAGAGCAAGGCCCGAAAGGCCGTGCGCGACATCGCTGTGGAGCTCGTGAAGCTCTACGCCGCACGAATGGCAGCGAAGGGGCATGCCTTCGGGCCGGACACTCCGTGGCAGCGTGAACTTGAAGACGCGTTCCCCTTTGCCGAGACGCCAGACCAGCTCACGACGATTGACGAAGTGAAGCGCGACATGGAGCGCCCGATTCCCATGGATCGCCTGCTGTCGGGCGACGTGGGGTTCGGTAAGACTGAGGTGGCTGTGCGCGCCGCGTTCAAGGCAGTGCAGGAGGGCAAGCAGGTGGCGATCCTCGTGCCGACAACCTTGCTTGTCAAGCAGCACGGGGAGACCTTCCAGGAGCGTTTCGCCGGGTTCCCCGTGCATCTGCGGTCACTCAGCCGGTTCCAGTCAGACAAAGATGCACGCGAGACGTTCGAGGGCCTGGCGCAGGGAAGTGTCGATGTCGTGATCGGCACCCACCGGCTGCTCACCGAGAAGGTGTCGTTCAAGAATCTTGGGCTGGTGATCGTCGACGAGGAGCAGCGATTTGGTGTCGAGCACAAAGACTCTCTCAAGAAGCTGAAGACGAACGTCGACGTGCTCGCGATGAGCGCAACCCCGATTCCTCGAACGCTGGAGATGGCCGTGACAGGCATCCGCGAGATGTCGACGCTCGCGACTCCTCCCGAGGAGCGGCACCCGATTTTGAGTTTCGTCGGGCCGCGCAACGATAAGCAGATGAGCGCTGCGATTCGTCGAGAGCTGCTGCGCGAGGGCCAGGTGTTCTTCGTGCACAATCGTGTGGCGAGCATCAACCGCGTCGCGACGGAGCTGGCAGAACTCGTGCCAGAGGCGCGCATCGCCATCGCACACGGAAAGCTGTCGGAGTCGATTCTCGAGCAGGTAGTCGTGGACTTCTGGGAGCGTAAGTTCGACGTGCTCGTCTGCACGACGATCATCGAGACCGGCCTCGACATTCAGAACGCGAACACCATCATCATCGACAAGGCAGACAAATATGGTCTGAGCCAGCTGCACCAGCTTCGCGGTCGTGTCGGACGTGGTCGTGAACGTGCCTATGCCTACTTTCTCTACGACGGAGAGAAGCCGCTGTCGGAGACTGCCCAGGATCGCCTTGAGACGATCGCAGCGAACAACGAGTTGGGCAGCGGAATGCAGGTCGCCCTCAAAGACTTGGAGATCCGCGGGGCCGGGAATCTGCTCGGCGGCGAGCAGGCAGGGCACATCGCGGGGGTCGGGTTCGACCTGTACCTGCGCATGATCGGCGAAGCTGTTTCGACGTTCCGCGGAGACGTCGCCGAGGGGCAAACCGAGTTGCGACTCGAAATTCCCGTCGACGCGAATATTCCCGAGGAGTACATCGACAGCGAACGCTTGCGTCTCGAGGCGTATCAAAAGCTCTCTGCAGCGGCAGCGCCTGCCGCAGCGGACGACCAGATCGACCTCGTGATCGACGAGCTCGTCGACCGTTACGGTCCTCTGCCGGAACGCGTTCAGAGCCTCGTCGCCGTCACGCGTCTGCGGCAGAGGGCGCAACGCTCCAACCTCTCCGAGGTCATCACGATGGGTACTAACCTTCGGCTCGCCCCGGTGGATCTCCCCGACTCGATTCAGGTGCGACTCAAGCGCATGTACCCGAAGGCGAGGATGCTTTCTCAGGCGAACGCCCTTGTCGTGCCGATCCCGCAGCCGAATGGTGAGGCGATGGCCGATACCGACCTGATTACGTGGGTGCAGCAGCTGCTCGACGCCATTCTGCCGGTGAAGCCGAAGGAGACGGAGCAGACGCCGGTGTCGTAGCGGCGCTCAGCTGCTGCGCATATCGTCGTGTGTCGCAAGGGTTCTCACGGTCTCGGAGATGCGTGAACGCAACTGGGATTGTCCCGCGCAAAAAGTGAGATGCTACAAAATGCCCCTCTTTCGCCGATGAAAAGCGGCATTTTGTGGCGTCTCACTTGGGAAGGCAGTGTCGGGGAGGAATTCGATCGGGGGTCTCGGGTGAAAGCTGCGACACGAGGAGAGCACCTCAGTGGCGACGTCTGAACGTTTCACAGGAGGATAGAGAAATGACCTCAACCTTCACGCTCGTCACTGATGCTCCGGTCGACATTGGTGCGCTGTTCGAGATCTCGCTGGACATCGATGCTCACGCCAGCTCGATGTCTCAGTCGGGAGAGCAGGCGATATCTGGGGTCACTTCGGGACGGATCGGGCTTGGCGAGACTGTCACATGGAGGGCCCGCCATTTCGGTATCTGGTTCGCGATGACGTCAGAGATCGTCACATTGGAACGACCAGAACTGTTTGTGGATCAGCAGGCGAAAGGGCCGTTCAAACTCTTCCGGCACGAGCATAGGTTTGAACGACGCGCCATGGGTACGCGGATGACCGACACGATCACTCTCGCGTCACCGGTTTTCGGGCGTGCGGCCGAATGCATCGTGCTTGTGCCCTACCTACGTCGTCTGATCATCAAGCGGAACACCGAGCTCGTCGCCGCGTTGAGCTGATTCTATGCGGCGATAGTGCCTATTTCGTGCGCCAAGAACGACTGCCGCGAGCAGAGCCGCGAGAACGGATGCCGTGAAAATCGCGATCTTGGCGTGGTCTCCGTGCGGGCTGTCGGCCCCGAAGCTCAGTTCGGCGACGAGCAATGACACAGTGAAACCGATTCCCGCGAGCATCCCGACACCGATCACGTCGATCCACGCGAGTGAGCTGTCGAGCCGAGCCTTCGTGAACCGGGTGAGCAGCCACGTCGTCAGAGTGATGCCGATAGGTTTGCCGAGTACGAGTCCCGCAAGGATTCCGATCATGACGGGGTCCGTCAGAGCCGAGACGAACCCCTCGGGCCCGCCGATCGCGACTCCGGCGGCGAAGAACGCAAACACCGGCACGGCGAATCCACTCGATAACGGGCGCAACCGGTGTTCCAACACCTCAGCGAGTCCCGGCCCCGACTGTGGGCCACCGTGCTTCACCATTCGACGAACAGGAACGGCGAAGCCGAGGGCGACGCCTGCAATCGTCGCGTGAACCCCCGACGCGTGCAGCAGTGCCCACGCGACCGCTCCGATAGGTAGCAGAATCACCCACGGAGCCCACGGGTTGCGCCCGAAG
The Paramicrobacterium chengjingii DNA segment above includes these coding regions:
- the mfd gene encoding transcription-repair coupling factor translates to MKLQGLSRILAHDPSYSTALTYADQSADFSVAEGMRLALLGGLIERRRAAGKPPAVLVVTATGRESESVQQALPSFAPDAEIVAFPAWETLPHERLSPSSEIVGRRIDALWRMAEWTGEKPLVIVASVRAALQPVAHDLTDIEPIRLHAGSRGHELGDIVTRLVELAYSRVDLVSRRGEFAVRGGILDVFPTTADHPVRVEFFGDEVDQIKPFSVSDQRSSTEEYSEVSLLPSRELLLTPNVRQRAAEMLPEFPSLSTMLEKVAVGIPVEGMESLAPALLDRLVSIAHYLPEGTGVAVLSPERVVARSISLSETNREFLEAAWSAATAGAEAPIDLGAGEFISLNTLRDDVTLTRPGEQKAESPWWTFSPFQQRPDDLLPEELELDDLTEVRVAADPVPSFQGNVDGAIGHVDERRLAGWSIAVAAQGQGLVERALDVLTERGIPARIVEELPDAVETGVVYLVQAVIEHGFELPGISFALVGEAEFYGRSVGYDSRAVKKLATRRKNVVDPLQLKAGDHVVHQTHGIGRFVEMTRREVSTGGRNAVKTMREYLVLEYAPSKRGFPGDKLLVPTDQLDLLTRYVGGESPALSKMGGSDWSQAKSKARKAVRDIAVELVKLYAARMAAKGHAFGPDTPWQRELEDAFPFAETPDQLTTIDEVKRDMERPIPMDRLLSGDVGFGKTEVAVRAAFKAVQEGKQVAILVPTTLLVKQHGETFQERFAGFPVHLRSLSRFQSDKDARETFEGLAQGSVDVVIGTHRLLTEKVSFKNLGLVIVDEEQRFGVEHKDSLKKLKTNVDVLAMSATPIPRTLEMAVTGIREMSTLATPPEERHPILSFVGPRNDKQMSAAIRRELLREGQVFFVHNRVASINRVATELAELVPEARIAIAHGKLSESILEQVVVDFWERKFDVLVCTTIIETGLDIQNANTIIIDKADKYGLSQLHQLRGRVGRGRERAYAYFLYDGEKPLSETAQDRLETIAANNELGSGMQVALKDLEIRGAGNLLGGEQAGHIAGVGFDLYLRMIGEAVSTFRGDVAEGQTELRLEIPVDANIPEEYIDSERLRLEAYQKLSAAAAPAAADDQIDLVIDELVDRYGPLPERVQSLVAVTRLRQRAQRSNLSEVITMGTNLRLAPVDLPDSIQVRLKRMYPKARMLSQANALVVPIPQPNGEAMADTDLITWVQQLLDAILPVKPKETEQTPVS
- a CDS encoding SRPBCC family protein is translated as MTSTFTLVTDAPVDIGALFEISLDIDAHASSMSQSGEQAISGVTSGRIGLGETVTWRARHFGIWFAMTSEIVTLERPELFVDQQAKGPFKLFRHEHRFERRAMGTRMTDTITLASPVFGRAAECIVLVPYLRRLIIKRNTELVAALS
- the nhaA gene encoding Na+/H+ antiporter NhaA, encoding MTRNNTTRTFLGRSSFAEVKRIGEILRIETVGGALLVAAAIVAIIWANSPWADKYFAVRDITLGIPALHLELTIGQWASDGLLAIFFFLTGLELKKEFVIGDLRTPATALVPVAAAFGGVAVPAIVFAMINLASPTGLQGWAIPTATDIAFAVAVLAILGSHLPSALRIFLLTLAVVDDLIAIVIIAIFYADGFTLTPLLLTLIPLAAYATLTHVFPRFFGRNPWAPWVILLPIGAVAWALLHASGVHATIAGVALGFAVPVRRMVKHGGPQSGPGLAEVLEHRLRPLSSGFAVPVFAFFAAGVAIGGPEGFVSALTDPVMIGILAGLVLGKPIGITLTTWLLTRFTKARLDSSLAWIDVIGVGMLAGIGFTVSLLVAELSFGADSPHGDHAKIAIFTASVLAALLAAVVLGARNRHYRRIESAQRGDELGVPLDDQTT